Proteins found in one Brachyspira murdochii DSM 12563 genomic segment:
- the lpxD gene encoding UDP-3-O-(3-hydroxymyristoyl)glucosamine N-acyltransferase: MKLKDICKFINAQKIIGDENKDISSLSPINQITEGSIVCIDNNKYIESALESTANALILREETYNNIKDLKGKTAVIYNNPKEAFIKLLYFLFEDKKYPLGTIEKTAVIKENANIDADAYIGDNVHIGKNTSVGKGSVIEANVFLGDDVVIGENCIIYANAVIHDRCIIKNKVIIGSSTVIGNDGFGFFEVNGRQMKIPQRGNVVIEDDVELGANVCIDRATLGSTIIREGVKIDNLVQIAHNCDIGEHSIIVSQVGIAGSSKIGHHCTLGGQAALADHVTLGDRVIFGGRTAVMSNVKIPSNSIMLGTPAQNIEREKLKMIAEQKLPELINIVEAQFGIKIKRVK; the protein is encoded by the coding sequence ATCTTCTCTTTCTCCTATAAATCAAATAACAGAAGGCTCTATAGTTTGTATAGATAATAATAAATATATAGAATCTGCTTTAGAGAGTACTGCTAATGCATTGATATTAAGAGAAGAAACATACAATAATATAAAAGATTTGAAAGGTAAAACAGCTGTAATATATAATAACCCAAAAGAAGCATTTATTAAGCTGCTTTATTTTCTATTTGAAGATAAAAAATACCCATTGGGAACTATTGAAAAAACGGCTGTTATAAAAGAAAATGCCAATATAGATGCTGATGCCTACATTGGAGATAATGTGCATATAGGAAAAAATACTTCTGTAGGAAAAGGTTCTGTTATAGAGGCCAATGTATTTTTGGGTGATGATGTAGTTATAGGTGAAAACTGCATAATATATGCTAATGCTGTTATACATGACAGATGCATTATAAAAAATAAAGTTATAATAGGATCATCTACTGTTATAGGAAATGACGGATTTGGATTCTTTGAAGTTAATGGCAGACAAATGAAAATACCTCAGAGAGGAAATGTTGTTATAGAAGATGATGTTGAGCTTGGCGCTAATGTATGTATTGACAGAGCTACATTGGGTTCTACAATTATAAGAGAGGGCGTAAAAATAGATAATTTGGTTCAGATAGCTCATAACTGCGACATAGGAGAGCATTCTATAATTGTTTCTCAGGTAGGTATTGCAGGAAGTTCAAAAATAGGTCATCATTGTACATTGGGCGGACAGGCTGCTTTAGCTGACCATGTTACACTTGGAGACAGGGTAATATTCGGAGGAAGAACTGCTGTAATGTCAAATGTTAAAATTCCTTCTAATTCTATTATGCTTGGTACTCCAGCTCAAAATATAGAAAGAGAAAAATTAAAAATGATAGCCGAACAGAAACTCCCTGAACTTATTAATATAGTTGAAGCACAATTCGGAATAAAAATAAAAAGAGTAAAATAA